In the Arachis hypogaea cultivar Tifrunner chromosome 20, arahy.Tifrunner.gnm2.J5K5, whole genome shotgun sequence genome, AATTAAATCAAGGGGGGAAATTGGCAGAAATACAGATCGAAAAATATTTCTTGGCCACGGCTACAGTGCACCAAAATAAGTATGGAGTACAACAGATTATTAGTTAGATCCAATGGTTAACACATCTCTAGACTTACATATTCACCATTGGATCTAGTGGTACACCATACTTATTTAGGTGTACCACAGACAGGTTACCATGTTCGTTTACTCATACTTCTATAATGCTCTAATATCATAGAAGGTTACCAGAACCTTTATAAAATTTGGAACACTTATCAGATTGGGATCCAAAAAGGAAaagctgaaaaaaaaaaaggttactcTAGCGAATTGATGAGGTCTTTAAAATTGAAAACCAGCCAATCAGCTTTTGTAGCAACAGCTTCTCGAAGTTGAACACCGGCATAGCAAATGAACAAATCAGCACCACCTGGTCTGCGAGCCTAAACgcgattaaaaaaaaatcaaattattacATTTGATATGAAATAAGAATTAAACTTGACTATACAAACtgataaaaggaagagaatattATCATTACAATTTTATATTTACAGATTAGAAGTTTATGGAGAATTGAAGTCTTTCCATCAATGACTCAATGAAATTCACCAAAAATATAACTAGCATGGGTGGGTTCATTTGTGTATCCACACTTCAACATCACGATTGGTTTTTGAGCGAAATGTACAACTGTTTTGGTGTAATAGGAAATTGCAAAGGATATAAACTAGAAACAATTTATCATAAGCAAAAACATTAGTTAATTCAACATATTCTCGAGTCTAATCATGAAAACCATAATTAGAAACAAAGTATTTGATCAAACAAGCAGCAAGTATTACGGAAGGTTTCTTTTCTTACCTCAAGATCAGTTGCACCATCCCCAATCATAGCTAATGCCTTGTATCCATGAGCCTGATGAAATATTTTGATCAGATTTTACAAGAAACAAAATAATTGAAGTTCACATGCAAGTGCAAGCCTAACCTTCCTCAGTTGTTGTACTGCAGTAGCTTTGCCGCCACTTCTTGAAGTAGGTTCATTTGCATCAAAACCCAGAAACTCTCCAGAGCTTCCGAAAAGTAGTTGATTGGCAAAAATGTTCTCTTTTGGTATCCCGAGAATCGATGCAACAGGCTTCATAAGAAACACAATAacatttagaaagaaaaatatcATTTGCAATTCCTGATTAAATGGAAGAACTAGTTTTTTCTCTGttatatagtttttatttttttccgaTGGAATGCTAGTAATAGTTTTCAAATacttcatattttattttcaaatgcaACAGTTAAAGGAAATTTATCCAAGTTCACAATATAATTATAGTAACCAATATGGATCAGAAAACCCAtgaaagtactactattttccataCATTGATCATTTGACGAAAGCCTCCAGATATCAAATATACATCCATGTGATTGGCCTTCAGCTTCTGGACTAATTCTTGAATGCCAGGGGAAAGCCTGCATATTAATTAGTAGAATTGTTTCAACAAGGAGAAAAGAGGATACCCAGTTGAACTTTGGTGATGCAGATAAAACCTTATCTTTCGTCAAAGTTTAGGCTAGTCATATCAAGGGGTAAATCTAtggtatttcttctttttttttttttttttcactcaatAACATTCATTAAATGGTAAACTATGATTTCAACATAAaggaatatatattatttttgttctagAATCTAGATACTATGCAGCATTTCCTGTTGAGGCACGaaaatcaaatatatcttaaaacTGCATCAGATGGAAAAATACATCATTTCTTGGATTGGTTACTGCCATAGTCAAGACCATCCTTGGTTAGAGTGACTATTTTCTCTAGATTATACGTCAGTCTTTAACCCTACACCTTCTCCTGATCTATCTGTCTGAGATGGGCACAGAAAACTGGGTAGTACGTACTTGATACTCTACTCTCTCAGTGTTTAACCCATTTATCAAATGCACAACTACATGTAAACTAATAGTTAATAAATATGCCTACTCCTCATCTTAATGAAATTCTTTTTTATCCAAAAACTGCAGAGCATTGAAGAAGAAAACGATATTGAGTTAAGGTCTTTTACATACTAGCATATCGATAATGTTTCATATaaaatgaatgattcattcaattTGTAAGGCAAAGAATGATTAAGATTATTCAAAGCAAATCAAGATATAGGAAGTTAACTGGTTAAGAATGTAAAATCAGTTCTATCCAATAATTGCCAAAGATGGTTAAGAAAAAGTAGTTAGTAATACCGTGGGGGCCTTTGCTCAAGAAAATTCTGAACCTGAGATAAAGAGGGATTGAACAATTTCAGTCTAGCAGCCAAGGCTTCCTCAAAAGGAACAGAACCACCCATAGCTCTGCAAAAATTTAACACTTAAATCAGAAATCACAAACAAATACTTCCTTGATACCCTATTTATCTGTTACTGCAACATCTTTGTACCACTTTGAATCCTTTTATTCGGATGCACTGTTCCAAAGATGTACCAGAAAGTAACGATGACTAGTAAATGGATTCAGAGAGAGCATAAAATAACCAAAgatgaaatcttttaaaaataactCTAAACTAAAATAATCCAACCTAGCAGTCCATTCAGCAACAGCCTTTCCAGCACCACAGAACTCGGCAAGCTCGTCAATACCTTCATCCAAGCAGACGGTGCTATCGACATCAAAGCACACAGCACTACACTTTCTCCAAAGATCAAGAGTTTCTACAATTTTTGAGAATCCCATCCACATTATTATGATTGCACAATTCATTAAAGCTAAGAATTTGTACACAATGATTAAAGACACTCAAATTGACATATAGTGATTACAGTTCAAATAAGTATGGACAAATTTCTTGACACTGTTAGAGAAAGCAGTAATGTCAATTCAAGGCCTGCATAAGAGATACCTAAACTTGTTTGAACAATGACACCTACATTCTCATACTAACTGTGTATTATGTAAATCATAATTCTCAAATAACAGAACTTGAAATCAAATAACATGAATATGCCAATGAGAATATGAAGTATTatgatcataaattcataatattAGATCCTAATTCTGGAAAAATGGACTGAAAGGATAGTCTTCATCAAATTAGTAACAAATCACCATAACAGAGACAGATCCTATTTGTAACCTTTGGAAGGAATAGTGTTCTCAAAATGGCCCACTTTAGCTCCACCAACAGACGAAGCAGCAGCTACAACAACCATTGGCGAAGAATGCTTCACGATCTCAACACCAATCCCAGAGGCAATGTTGTTCCTCTTCTTCAGATGCAGCGTCGATGAAGGAACGAAAAGAGATTGGTGTTTCTTGCAACAAAAAACGCAAACTGGGTTGATCCCAGAACTCACCAACCCTTCCATGAAAACCAATTGAAGTACCTCTAACCTGTTTTTAAATCTCAATCAATCAAGTAATAACGGAGAAAATGGAGaatcaaagaaggaagaagaagattatGCACTAGATTATTGGATCCAAGAATGCATGAAGGGTGTTTGAATAATTGCCACTGAGTTAGTTACCTTACCTGCCtgaggctttttctttttcccacTAAAATCGAAGCTTTTGGGAGGCACCTTGAGATGGTTGGTGAGGCTCATGCTTAACCTCTTCTTACCAGAAAGTCTATGAAgcagcaatttttgtgttttgtggccagcacttaattataaaaaaaaaataagtaattttttattattggatataatctcacaccattaaaaacactattaattaccaattgatagttaaaaaacacaaaaattactgatCCCTTAACATTCCTCtcttcttattaaaaaaaaaaaaccattaataataataataagagaaaggCTAAGcaacttttagtatttttttattattatttggttaatataaatattaaattatttttaataaataaattttattaatttatatattttaaattttaataatataaatataaattatatatttattgtgtacaacatttttataaatataaatataaattattgctaactaaaaataataatatttattaattatataacattgttcaaataataataataaaaataataaaaacaatattCCCTACTAAATCTAAATATCCCAACAAACCATCAATGCTTCAATAGGAAATGATACTATGCTTCCAAACTTATTAATTAGGATAAATGgttaaattcatttttaaaaaattattcgtttttcaaattagtctctaaaaattttt is a window encoding:
- the LOC112784341 gene encoding phosphoserine phosphatase, chloroplastic; the protein is MEGLVSSGINPVCVFCCKKHQSLFVPSSTLHLKKRNNIASGIGVEIVKHSSPMVVVAAASSVGGAKVGHFENTIPSKETLDLWRKCSAVCFDVDSTVCLDEGIDELAEFCGAGKAVAEWTARAMGGSVPFEEALAARLKLFNPSLSQVQNFLEQRPPRLSPGIQELVQKLKANHMDVYLISGGFRQMINPVASILGIPKENIFANQLLFGSSGEFLGFDANEPTSRSGGKATAVQQLRKAHGYKALAMIGDGATDLEARRPGGADLFICYAGVQLREAVATKADWLVFNFKDLINSLE